In Mycolicibacterium gadium, the genomic window CGCGGCGGTCAATCTCGCCGCTGTCGCCGGATTCTTTTCTCTCGCTGGAGCGCCGAACTCGGGCAATGGCTTGCTTGGCGGGTTGGCCGGGCCCGTGTCCGCCTGGGTGATCTGGATTCTCGCGGTCAGCTTCCGCTGGCTGCGGCATCCGCAACTGGCACCGTCAGAAGGATCGTGACGCACCGGTGACCGCAATGTGTGGGCCGGCGGACTCTGCGGGAGCCGAAGGCCTCGTGGATGCATTTTTGGCCGGTCAACAGGCGATGTATGCCGATGGAGAAGAAGCGGCGGTCGACGAGTTGCTTGCCGACGACGTCACGTGGCATGTGCCGGGAAGGAGTCCGATCGCCGGCGACTTCAGCGGCCGTGCGGCCGTCCTCCGATACTTGCGCTTCCGACGATCGCTGGCCGGCGAGACGATGGAGACCACCGAGCGCGGGCAATCGCACCATGGCGACGGAGTGATTCGGCTCGCCGACCGTCACGCACGGGTCGCAGAAGGCGACGTCTTCTGGCGCACGGCAGATGTCTATCGCGTAGCGAACGGAAAGATCGCGGAGGCGTGGTCGGTGCCGCTCGACCATCAGTACGTCGAGGAGGCCTGGGCCGCGGCTCGCCCGAGGCCTTTCGTCTACGCACAGCGTGTGCGCCCGCAGGACTGCGCGGCAAGCACAATGTTGGGCCATCCGCGTTTCTTGGAGTTCTTCGAGGCCGCATTCATCGAGTGCTGGCGGGATCGCTTCGGCCGGATCGATGCTTCGCTCGGCGACGAGCGGAGTCTCACCGTCGGCGCGGTCAATGTCAACTACATCGGGGGAGTGTGCTGCGACGATGAGATACAAATTTCCGTCTCGCTAGATCGAATCACCAAGCGCTCCATCACAGTTCACTACGAAGCTGTCGTCGACGCAAGAACAGTGGCCGAAGCCACCTCCCGATACGTCTGCCTGGACAGAACAGGCAATCCGGCGCCGCTACCAGATGCAATCACTGCGCATCGTCGATGACGGCCTTGACCGCCGTCTCGAGGTGGCGTCGTAGGCCGCTCGGGAACCTGGTTCCACCGACAAGATGTCGGTTCACTGCTCCGTAGGGCAGATCGAAGACGGCCAACATGACGCGATCGACGGCCTTGCGACTGCGCTGGCCGTACAGCCGCTCGGCCAGCGCGGTCACAGTTCGCTTCACCGGAAGGTTCAGCTCTGCGAGCTCGGCCGCCATCGGCCCGTCGGGCGTGGCGCCGATGAGGTCTTCTTTGCCGAACGAAGCGAGCAGCCGGGCATCAGCCGGATGGTCCCGACAGAACTCGAAGATCGAAAGCGCCGCCGCCACAGCACCTTCCCTCGCATCCTGATGTTCGGCCGCCGCCACGAACGACGCCTGCGAACGGTAGACGGCGCGCATCCAGAGTTGTTTGATCAGTGTGTCCAGCGACCCGAATCGATGGTAGATCGAACCGATGGGGGCCCCGCTTGCCTCGGCGATGGCCTCGATCGTGGCCGCTCGAACGCCGTGTTGGAGCAGCAGTGCACGCGCGGCATCGAGCATCGTGTCCGTGGAATGTAGCGGAGGCCGCGGCATGACGTCATTCTAGAAGAAATGTTCTAGAACACAGTACGTGTGACCTTCGCCACAATTTGTCACAGAAGTGCCTGTCCGTCTCGTCTAGAGGTCACGAAGTAGTGCCGCTCACCATGGAGGTTCATTCATGTACACCGCTGTATGGACGATTCAGATCGCGCTTGCAATCGTGTTTTTCGCGTCCGGACTGGCGAAGCTGACGATGTCTCGCGAACGCATGCAGGCCACCGGCCAAACTGGCGCGGCTGCGTTCCCGCTGCCGGTCGTCCGCTTCACGGCAACCTGCGAATTGCTTGCCGCCGTCGGCCTGATCCTGCCGCCGTTGGTCGGCACTGCCGAGCCACTCGTCGGTTGGGCCGCAATAGGTTTGGTGATCGTGATGATCGGAGCCTTGACCATGCACTCGAAGCTCGCCATTGCTCAACACCAGCGAAAGGAATGGCGGAATGTCGGAGTCAACGTCGTCATTCTTGTCGCTTGTCTATTCGTTGCAGTGCAATGGATTTGATTATGAATCCAGCGGAGATCGCACGGGTGGATGTGCGAGTGAATGCCTATTTGACGGAGTGTGAGGATTCACCGTGTTCTATGCCTACATCGCGGTAACAATCGTCGCGGCCATCGCCGTCGCTTATGCCGCCGCATTGAACTTCACCCACAACAGGTCGGTAGTACAAAGCGCCGAGCGGTTGGGCGTGCCCGTGTCATGGCAGCTGCCGCTAGGCCTTTTGCTGGCGGCGGGGTCGGTCGGGCTGATCGCCGGATTCGTTCTGCCGCCGGTCGGGGTCGCGGCCGCGTGCGGCCTTGTCCTGTACTTCCTGTGCGCAGGCGGTGCCCATATCAGGGCGCGCGACACCCACGTCGCGAGCTGGATCAACTGGTTCGCCTTCTTTTGTTTGGCGGTTGCCGCACTTGCCATGAGACTGCTTGCCTGCAATCTGCGGTTTCCAGAACAGTGACTGCAGTTAAAGCCAGTGGTTGCGGCGGAATGCCCGGAACAGCAGGGAGCAGATGATGACCATCACCAACAGCACTGCCGGATAGCCCCAGGCCTGTTTGAGTTCTGGCATGTAGTCGAAGTTCATGCCGTAGATGCCCGCGATCGCCGTTGGTACGGCGGCGATGGCGACGTACGCGGAGATCTTGCGCATGTCGGTGTTCTGTTGCATCGCCACCTTGCCCGCCGCAGCCTGCACCAGCGAGCTGAGCACCTCGTCGTAACTGGTGATCCGGTCGGACGCCTGAATGTTGTGATCGAGTATGTCGCGCATGTACCGGCGGACCTCGATCGAGATCAGGTCGTTGTGGTCGGTGCCGATTCGCTGCAATGCGAATGTCAGCGGCGCGACAGCGCGGCGTAGCTCGACGACCTCCCGCTTGAGCAGGTAGATGCACTCGATATTGGTCTTGGCGGTCGGTGAGAAGATGTCCTCCTCCATCGCGTCGATGTCCGTCTCGATCAGGTCTGTGACGTCGAGATAGCTGTCGACGATGTGATCGGCGATGGCATGCATGACCGCGTACGGGCCCAACTTCAGGCTGTCGGGCGATGCGTCGAACTTCTTGCGGACCCCGGCGAGGCCGCCGTGTTCGCCATGGCGGACGGTGACCACGAAATCCTGGCCGACGAAGATCATGATCTCGCCGGTCTCGACGATTTCGCGGGCGAGTGCCACGGAGACGTGCTCGACGTAGTTGACGGTCTTGAGGACCAGAAACAAGGTGTTGTCGTAGCGTTCCAGCTTCGGTCGCTGGTGGGCGTGCACCGCGTCCTCGACGGCCAGTGGGTGCAGGCCGAACACATCTGCGACGGCCTGCATCTGACGCTCGTCGGGCCCGTGCAGGCCGACCCAGACAAAGGCGTCCTTGCCGGCGGCCTCGAGATCGTGCACCTTGCTCAGCGCCGCCGCGTGGGTGTATTTGCCGGGCAACCGGGTGCCCTCGCAGTAGACGGCGCAGTCGACCATGGCCCGCGCGACGGGAACGTGAATCGAGGCGGCATCCGGTTGGCCGGGCTTGGGCCGCACGTTCGGTCGCAGTGACGGAGGCAGTTGGCGAAACGATGGCATCGGGTCACCTCCCCGGATCGATACGTGCAGCGCTGGCCTTATAAGACTTGGTGAATGCTACGCGGCATACCTCGAACGGACCCTGCTAGTTTCGTCCCCGAAAGCAACCGCTTTACACATCCGTCCAAGGAGCACCTGACGTGAGCACATCTCCCCTCAAGGTCGCGGTCACCGGTGCCGCCGGCCAGATCGGCTACAGCCTGCTGTTTCGTCTGGCCAGCGGTTCATTGCTCGGCCCGGAACGTCCGATCGAGCTGAGGCTCCTGGAGATCGAACCAGCGCTGAAGGCGCTCGAGGGCGTCGTGATGGAGCTCGACGACTGCGCGTTCCCGCTGCTGGCCGGCGTCGAGATCGGTGCCGACGCCAACAAGATCTTCAACGGTGTGAACCTGGCGCTGCTCGTCGGCGCCCGTCCCCGCGGCCCCGGCATGGAGCGCGGAGATCTGCTCGAGGCCAACGGTGCGATCTTCACCGCCCAGGGCAAGGCGCTCAACGAGGTGGCCGCCGACGACGTACGGATCGGCGTGACCGGTAATCCGGCGAACACCAACGCGCTGATCGCGATGAGCAACGCCCCCGACATCCCGAACGAGCGGTTCTCCGCGCTGACCCGCCTCGACCACAACCGGGCGATCTCGCAGCTGGCCCGGAAGACGGGCGCAAAGGTCACCGACATCAAGAAGATGACGATCTGGGGTAACCACTCGGCCACCCAATACCCGGACGTGTTCCACGCCGAGGTGGGTGGCAAGAACGCCGCCGAGGTCGTCAACGACCAGAATTGGATCGAGAACGACTTCATCCCGACCGTCGCCAAACGTGGCGCGGCGATCATCGACGCCCGCGGCGCGTCGTCGGCGGCCTCGGCCGCTTCGGCGACCACCGACGCCGCACGCGACTGGCTGCTCGGCAGCCCGGACGGCGACTGGGTGTCGATGGCGGTCCTGTCGGACGGCAGCTACGGCGTTCCCGAGGGGCTGATCTCGTCGTTCCCCGTCACCACCAAGGACGGCAACTGGTCGATCGTTCAAGGTCTGGAAATCGATGACTTCTCCAGGGCGCGCATCGACAAGTCGACCGCTGAGCTCGCTGACGAGCGCAAAGCCGTCACTGAGCTGGGGCTTATCTGAGACAAAGTCGATTAGGTTACCTACCAGTTCGTCAGTAACCTGAGCGCCGTGTCCCAAGCGGTGAGAAACCTGTCTGACAAGAGAGCCCCGATCGTCCTGAATGACGACGAGATCTTCGCCGCGCATGTGGGCGGAAAGCTGTCGGTAGCGCTGAACACGCCGCTCGACACCCAGCGTGCGCTGTCGGTCGCGTACACGCCCGGTGTTGCCCAGGTCAGCCGCGCGATCGCGGCCGACCAGACGCTGGCTGCGCGCTACACCTGGGCCAACCGCATGGTCGCGGTGGTCAGTGACGGCAGCGCGGTTCTCGGACTCGGCGATATCGGGCCCGCGGCGGCGCTTCCGGTGATGGAGGGCAAGAGCGCGCTGTTCAAGCAGTTCGCCGACCTCGATTCGATCCCGATCGTGCTCGACACCAAGGATCCCGACGAGATCGTCGAGACCCTGGTGCGGTTGCGGCCGTCGTTCGGTGCAGTCAACCTCGAAGACATCTCCGCGCCGCGCTGCTTCGAGATCGAACGCCGTGTCATCGACGCGCTGGACTGCCCGGTGATGCACGACGACCAGCACGGCACCGCGATCGTTGTGCTCGCGGCGCTGATCGGTGCGGCGCGGGCGCTCGACCGTGACATCACCGGATTGCGCGTGGTCGTCTCCGGTGCCGGTGCCGCAGGTGTGGCATGCGCAAAGATCCTGCTGGCCAGGGGAATCCGCGATATCACCCTGTTGGACTCGCAGGGCATCCTGCATAGAGACCGCGGCAACCTCAACTCGTACAAGGCTGAGATCGCCGAGGAGACGAATCCGAACGGCCTCTCGGGCGGCATGGCCGAGGCGCTCCGAGGTGCCGACGTGTTCCTCGGACTGTCCGCCGGCGTCGTACCACCGGAGATCGTCGCGACGATGGCTCCGGACGCGATCGTGTTCGCGCTATCCAATCCCGACCCGGAGATCCATCCCGACGACGCGAAGCAGTACGCGGCGGTGGTGGCCACCGGGCGCAGCGACTTCCCCAACCAGATCAACAATGTGCTCGCGTTCCCCGGGGCGTTCCGCGGCGCGCTCGACGCAGGTGCCCGGCGCATCACCGAGGCGATGAAGGTGGCGGCGGCTGAGGCGATCTTCTCGGTGGTCGCCGACGATCTCACGGTCGACCACATCGTGCCCAGCGTGCTGGACCCGCGGGTCGCCCCCGCCGTGGCCCAGGCGGTTGCCGCGGCGTCGCAGGCCTAGGTCTTCTCGGTGCGCCGGCTCGCCTGCGCGCTCGCCGCGCTCGTCGCGGTGAGCGCAGCCGGTTGCGGCGTCAGCGAACACACACCGTCGCTGACGGTCGGTTCGGCGCCGGATCCGGAGTCGGCCCTGATCGCGCACATCTACGCCGAGGCGTTGCGGTTCTACGGCAGCCCCGCCCACGTCGAGACGTCATCGGATCCACTGTCGAAACTGGACTCGGGGGAGGCGCGCGTCGTTCCCGGCCTCACCGGCCGCCTGCTGCACAGGTTCTTCCCCGATTCGACGGCTCGGTCGGCGACCCAGGTGTACCGCGAGATGGTGTCAGCGTTGCCTGAAGGCATCGCCGCGGGGGACTACACGACGTCGGCCGAGGACAAACCCGCGCTGGCCGTCACCGAGGCGACCGCAGAAGCATGGGGCGGGCGGGATCTGACGGCGGCGACGCGGAATTGCGACAAGCTGAAGGTCGGCGAGGTCAAGGACGCGTTCCGCGTGCCAGGACCCGACGTCATCGGCACCTGCAAGCTGTCCGAGGCTCGCGAATATCCCGATCCCGCAACGCTGTTCGAGGCGGTCCTGGCGGGCAAGATCAATGCCGCGTGGACCTCGACGGCGGCGCCCGACATCCCGGCCGAGTTGCTCATGCTGTCCGACCGCACGTCGTTGATCCGCGCCGAGAACCTGGTGCCGCTCTACCGGCGCAACGAGCTCAACGAGTCGCAGGTGCTGGCGCTCAACGAGGTTGCCGGGGTACTGGACACCGCCGCGCTGGCCGATATGCGCGCTCAGGTCGAGGACGGAACCGAACCGGGTCTGGTCGCTGGCGCGTTTCTCGCCGAACACCCACTGGGTGACTGAGCCCTAGCGCGTCGGGGGCAGCAGCCTCTTGTTCATCGGACCGAGCACCCGCATATAGCCAGAACCCATCAACCGCACGATCGCGTCGAACAGTTTGGCGTCGGCGCCGGGTAGCACTCGCGCCTTGTTGCCCTCGACAGCTCGCAGGATGATCTTGGCCGTGCGCTCGGGGCTGGTAATCGCGACCTTGTCGAATACGGTTGCGAGCGCATTCTTGTCGAGATCCGTTGCGGTGCTGGCATTGTGGATGAGGGGGGTCTTGATGTAGCCGGGGTGAACGCACGTCACCTGCACTGGATGGCCTGCTGCCGCCATTTCTTGGCGGAGTGCTTCCGTGAAACCCCGCACTGCGAATTTCGCCGAATTGTAGGCCGCCTGCCCTTGCACCGCGAACAGGCCGTACATGCTGGAGATGTTGACCACGTGGCCGTCGCCCGATGCGATCAGGTGCGGCAGGAAGGCCTTGGTGCCGTTGACCACGCCCCAGAAGTCGACCTCCATCACCCGCTCGAGATCCTTGAACGCCGTGACCTCGACGTCGCCCATGAACGCGATGCCTGCATTGTTGTAGATCTGATTCACCGAGCCGAAATGGTCTTTGGTCGCGTCGGCGTATGCGAGAAACGCCTCACGCTCGGTGACGTCGAGCCGGTCGGCCTTCACCGGTGCGCCGATGGCCGCGAGGCGCTCCTCGGTGCGCGCCAGACCTTCGGTGTCGACATCGCTGATCGCCAGTTTGACACCGCGGCGTGCCAATTCGACCGCCAATGCCTGCCCGATGCCCGATCCGGCGCCGGTGACGACGGCAACCTTGCCCGCGAATTTCTCCATCGCGTCCAGTGTCGCAGTGAATCAGTGCGCGTTGGGCACGATCCGCGAGACGACCGTCGAGAACAACCGCTGATAGCCCGATCCCGTGATCCGCACGATGATGTCCAGCGCCTTGGCGTCGGGGCCGACCAGTACGCGCGCCCGGTTCTTGCGGACTGCGTCGAGGATGATCCGCGCCGCCTTCTCGGGCGTGGTGATCGTGAGCTT contains:
- a CDS encoding thioesterase family protein; the encoded protein is MYADGEEAAVDELLADDVTWHVPGRSPIAGDFSGRAAVLRYLRFRRSLAGETMETTERGQSHHGDGVIRLADRHARVAEGDVFWRTADVYRVANGKIAEAWSVPLDHQYVEEAWAAARPRPFVYAQRVRPQDCAASTMLGHPRFLEFFEAAFIECWRDRFGRIDASLGDERSLTVGAVNVNYIGGVCCDDEIQISVSLDRITKRSITVHYEAVVDARTVAEATSRYVCLDRTGNPAPLPDAITAHRR
- a CDS encoding TetR/AcrR family transcriptional regulator, which gives rise to MPRPPLHSTDTMLDAARALLLQHGVRAATIEAIAEASGAPIGSIYHRFGSLDTLIKQLWMRAVYRSQASFVAAAEHQDAREGAVAAALSIFEFCRDHPADARLLASFGKEDLIGATPDGPMAAELAELNLPVKRTVTALAERLYGQRSRKAVDRVMLAVFDLPYGAVNRHLVGGTRFPSGLRRHLETAVKAVIDDAQ
- a CDS encoding DoxX family protein; the protein is MYTAVWTIQIALAIVFFASGLAKLTMSRERMQATGQTGAAAFPLPVVRFTATCELLAAVGLILPPLVGTAEPLVGWAAIGLVIVMIGALTMHSKLAIAQHQRKEWRNVGVNVVILVACLFVAVQWI
- a CDS encoding DoxX family protein, translating into MFYAYIAVTIVAAIAVAYAAALNFTHNRSVVQSAERLGVPVSWQLPLGLLLAAGSVGLIAGFVLPPVGVAAACGLVLYFLCAGGAHIRARDTHVASWINWFAFFCLAVAALAMRLLACNLRFPEQ
- the corA gene encoding magnesium/cobalt transporter CorA; translated protein: MPSFRQLPPSLRPNVRPKPGQPDAASIHVPVARAMVDCAVYCEGTRLPGKYTHAAALSKVHDLEAAGKDAFVWVGLHGPDERQMQAVADVFGLHPLAVEDAVHAHQRPKLERYDNTLFLVLKTVNYVEHVSVALAREIVETGEIMIFVGQDFVVTVRHGEHGGLAGVRKKFDASPDSLKLGPYAVMHAIADHIVDSYLDVTDLIETDIDAMEEDIFSPTAKTNIECIYLLKREVVELRRAVAPLTFALQRIGTDHNDLISIEVRRYMRDILDHNIQASDRITSYDEVLSSLVQAAAGKVAMQQNTDMRKISAYVAIAAVPTAIAGIYGMNFDYMPELKQAWGYPAVLLVMVIICSLLFRAFRRNHWL
- a CDS encoding malate dehydrogenase encodes the protein MSTSPLKVAVTGAAGQIGYSLLFRLASGSLLGPERPIELRLLEIEPALKALEGVVMELDDCAFPLLAGVEIGADANKIFNGVNLALLVGARPRGPGMERGDLLEANGAIFTAQGKALNEVAADDVRIGVTGNPANTNALIAMSNAPDIPNERFSALTRLDHNRAISQLARKTGAKVTDIKKMTIWGNHSATQYPDVFHAEVGGKNAAEVVNDQNWIENDFIPTVAKRGAAIIDARGASSAASAASATTDAARDWLLGSPDGDWVSMAVLSDGSYGVPEGLISSFPVTTKDGNWSIVQGLEIDDFSRARIDKSTAELADERKAVTELGLI
- a CDS encoding NAD(P)-dependent malic enzyme — its product is MSQAVRNLSDKRAPIVLNDDEIFAAHVGGKLSVALNTPLDTQRALSVAYTPGVAQVSRAIAADQTLAARYTWANRMVAVVSDGSAVLGLGDIGPAAALPVMEGKSALFKQFADLDSIPIVLDTKDPDEIVETLVRLRPSFGAVNLEDISAPRCFEIERRVIDALDCPVMHDDQHGTAIVVLAALIGAARALDRDITGLRVVVSGAGAAGVACAKILLARGIRDITLLDSQGILHRDRGNLNSYKAEIAEETNPNGLSGGMAEALRGADVFLGLSAGVVPPEIVATMAPDAIVFALSNPDPEIHPDDAKQYAAVVATGRSDFPNQINNVLAFPGAFRGALDAGARRITEAMKVAAAEAIFSVVADDLTVDHIVPSVLDPRVAPAVAQAVAAASQA
- a CDS encoding glycine betaine ABC transporter substrate-binding protein, producing the protein MRRLACALAALVAVSAAGCGVSEHTPSLTVGSAPDPESALIAHIYAEALRFYGSPAHVETSSDPLSKLDSGEARVVPGLTGRLLHRFFPDSTARSATQVYREMVSALPEGIAAGDYTTSAEDKPALAVTEATAEAWGGRDLTAATRNCDKLKVGEVKDAFRVPGPDVIGTCKLSEAREYPDPATLFEAVLAGKINAAWTSTAAPDIPAELLMLSDRTSLIRAENLVPLYRRNELNESQVLALNEVAGVLDTAALADMRAQVEDGTEPGLVAGAFLAEHPLGD
- a CDS encoding SDR family NAD(P)-dependent oxidoreductase, producing the protein MEKFAGKVAVVTGAGSGIGQALAVELARRGVKLAISDVDTEGLARTEERLAAIGAPVKADRLDVTEREAFLAYADATKDHFGSVNQIYNNAGIAFMGDVEVTAFKDLERVMEVDFWGVVNGTKAFLPHLIASGDGHVVNISSMYGLFAVQGQAAYNSAKFAVRGFTEALRQEMAAAGHPVQVTCVHPGYIKTPLIHNASTATDLDKNALATVFDKVAITSPERTAKIILRAVEGNKARVLPGADAKLFDAIVRLMGSGYMRVLGPMNKRLLPPTR